A DNA window from Vigna unguiculata cultivar IT97K-499-35 chromosome 10, ASM411807v1, whole genome shotgun sequence contains the following coding sequences:
- the LOC114165487 gene encoding cationic peroxidase 1-like: MAAIKLCINCLFLCLIGIASADSANKLRPDFYNLQCPLALQTIKEEVTTALRKDPTMGLPLFSLHFIDCFLQGCDASILLKDTQNFTGEQSGVPDTGSTNGTDIIERIKGRLEKLCPGVVSCADIVAVAARDSIVAQGGPSWNVGLGRRDSTTANISAVSTDLPSPFMNLSQLLATFAKKNFTAKEMVAFTGVHTVGFVRCLFFRTRIYNESNIDPSYARSLQAKCPFVGGDDNLAPLDRSTPHRFDNAYYKNLVVKKGLLHSDQELYNGGSTDSIVEFYASNALHFRRDFANTAIKMGNFGPLTGTHGQIRKQCSKVN, translated from the exons ATGGCTGCAATTAAACTCTGcattaattgtttgtttttatgCCTTATTGGGATAGCTTCAGCTGATTCTGCTAACAAGTTACGCCCAGACTTCTATAATTTACAATGCCCCCTCGCACTTCAAACTATTAAGGAAGAAGTAACCACTGCTTTGAGGAAGGATCCTACCATGGGTTTACCCTTATTCAGTCTTCATTTCATTGATTGCTTTCTTCAA GGATGTGATGCATCGATTCTGTTGAAAGACACGCAGAATTTCACCGGCGAACAAAGTGGCGTTCCCGATACTGGTTCTACAAATGGCACGGATATCATAGAGAGGATAAAGGGTAGACTCGAAAAACTGTGTCCTGGTGTTGTTTCTTGCGCTGACATAGTAGCTGTTGCTGCAAGAGATTCTATTGTTGCT CAAGGTGGACCAAGTTGGAACGTTGGATTGGGCAGAAGAGACTCGACAACTGCTAATATAAGTGCTGTTTCTACAGATTTACCTTCTCCCTTTATGAATCTTTCTCAGCTTCTTGCTACATTCGCCAAAAAGAATTTCACAGCCAAAGAAATGGTTGCTTTCACAG GTGTTCACACCGTAGGCTTCGTCAGATGCTTATTCTTCAGAACAAGGATTTATAACGAAAGCAATATCGATCCGTCGTATGCAAGATCATTGCAAGCAAAGTGTCCCTTCGTAGGTGGTGATGATAACTTAGCTCCTTTAGATCGTTCTACTCCTCACCGATTTGATAATGCTTATTACAAGAATTTGGTGGTGAAAAAGGGTCTCTTACACTCTGATCAAGAGCTCTACAATGGTGGTTCCACAGATTCAATAGTTGAATTTTATGCATCCAACGCTTTACACTTCAGAAGAGATTTTGCTAACACAGCGATCAAGATGGGAAACTTTGGTCCTCTTACTGGCACCCATGGCCAAATCAGAAAACAGTGCAGCAAAGTTAATTGA